The Streptomyces kanamyceticus DNA segment GGTGCAGCGGGCCCGCGCGCTCGACGGTCTGGTCGCCGACGGGCTCGTGGAGCCGTTGGCGGACGGGCACTACCGGCTGCCGCTCACGTGACCGACCCCCATGACCTCATGTCATGACCCCGTGCCATGACCTCATAACCGCATAACTGCCAAAAGGTCCGTGTAACGCCCATAGACCGCTTCTCACCTGCGGTTTTATGGCGATCTTTATGTTCGCCCTACATCTGTTACACAACCTACGCCCAGCCGTGCGCCCGCCGCTGGCTGCTCCGCACAACCTCGTGACAACGCCTCCGTAGCTTCATGGACGTGCCGCTCGGCAAGGGCCGCGGTCACGCATTTGGGGACGGAACGGAGGCGGTTGGATATGGCGCACGGCGAGGTGCTCGAGTTCGAAGAGTACGTCCGCACTCGGCAGGACGCCCTGCTGCGCAGTGCCCGGCGCCTGGTTCCGGACCCCGTGGACGCGCAGGACCTGCTGCAGACCGCGCTCGTACGGACGTACGGCCGCTGGGACGGCATAGCCGACAAGCGGCTGGCGGACGCCTACCTCCGGCGCGTCATGATCAACACCCGTACGGAGTGGTGGCGCGCCCGCAAGCTCGAAGAGGTGCCCACCGAGCAGCTCCCCGACGCGTCCGTGGAAGACTCCACGGAGCAGCACGCCGACCGCGCCCTGCTGATGGACATCATGAAGGTTCTCGCACCCAAGCAGCGCAGCGTGGTCGTGCTGCGACACTGGGAGCAGATGTCCACAGAGGAGACGGCCGCCGCGCTCGGCATGTCGGCCGGAACGGTCAAGAGCACGCTGCACCGGGCACTCGCCCGGCTCCGCCAGGAGCTGGAGAGCCGTGACCTGGATGCCCGCGCGTTCGAACGTGAGGAGCGGGAGCGTTGCGCGGCCTAGGCCCTGAGGCCAGACGAAGCGTAAAGGCGGCGAGCACGGTGGTGACCGTGCTCGCCGCCCTCGGCCTTTCCCTCGCCGCCTGCTCGACGGGCGGCGCGGGCGCGCGCGACGAGGGACCCGCGCGCAGCGAACCCGTGGTCTCCGCCTCGCCCTCGCCCGCGCCTTCGGCGTCGGTGCCCACGAGGAAGATCGACGCGGTCCGGCTCGTCAAGGACGACCCGAAGGTGAGCACGGCGATCAAGCGGGACCTGAAGCCGTGCGCCGGGGACTCGTACCCGATCGACGTGACGTACGGGAACGTGACCGGAGGCACCGCGTCCGATGTCGTGGTGAACGTGCAGACCTGCGCGGACGCCGTCGGGATCGGCAGCTACGTGTATCGCGCCGAAGGCGATAAGTACGAGAATGTCTTCAGTGCCGAGGAGCCCGCGTCCGTCTACGCCGAGATCGACAGGGGCGACCTGGTCGTGACCAAGCAGATGTACGAGAAGGGCGACTCGGTGGCCTATCCGTCGGGCGAGGAAGTGATCACGTACCACTGGTCGTCGAACCACTTCGTCGAGACGGAGCGCACCCGCAGCGACTTCAACAACGCGGTGGGCGGCGAGTCGGCCGCACCATCGGACGCGGGCTGACCCGCCGCGGACCGGCCGCCGCCGACCACCCCGCCCGACCCCCACGAGACGCACCGAGCACGTACTGAGAAGGACTGAGACTTCCGATGGCAGAACAGACCCACGTCCTGTTCGTCGAGGACGACGACGTCATCCGCGAGGCCACCCAGCTCGCCCTTGAGCGGGACGGCTTCGCGGTGACCGCCATGCCCGACGGCCTCTCGGGCCTTGAGGCGTTCCGCGCCGACCAGCCGGACATCGCGCTGCTCGACGTGATGGTGCCCGGCATGGACGGCGTCTCGCTGTGCCGCAGGATCCGCGAGGAGTCCACGGTTCCGGTGATCATGCTGTCGGCGCGCGCCGACTCCATCGACGTGGTGCTCGGTCTTGAGGCGGGCGCCGACGACTACGTGACCAAACCGTTCGACGGAGCCGTCCTGGTCGCCCGCATCCGCGCGGTGCTGCGCCGCTTCGGGCACGCGGGCGGGCACGGCTCCGCGGCGCCCGCCTCGGCGCAGGACGCCGGGGCCGACGGCGGCGTGCTGCACTTCGGCGATCTGGAGATCGACACGGAGGGCATGGAGGTGCGCAAGGACGGCGCGCCCGTGGCCCTGACGCCGACCGAGATGCGCCTGCTCCTGGAGTTCTCGTCCGCACCGGGCACCGTCCTGTCCCGCGACAAGCTCCTTGAGCGCGTGTGGGACTACGGCTGGGGCGGCGACACCCGCGTCGTCGACGTCCATGTGCAGCGACTGCGTACGAAGGTCGGGCAGGACCGCATCGAGACGGTCCGCGGCTTCGGCTACAAGCTCAAGGCGTGAACGGACACGTGACGGCGTGAACGGACGCATGAAGGACGGCGTGCCGCGGGGACGCGGGCGGCTCGGGGTACTCGGGGGACACATATGAACAGGGGCCACCGGGCGGCCGACCGTGTCCGCGGGATGTTCAGGACCGGTCTGCGCACCGGCGTGCGCTGGAAGATCAGCGCGGCGATCGCGCTGGTCGGGGCGCTCGTCGCGGTCGCGCTGAGCCTGGTCGTGCACAACGCGGCGCGCGTCTCGATGCTCGACAACGCGCGCGACGTGCAGGACGAGCGCATCCAGTTCGCGCTGCGCCTGTACTCCGCGTCCCAGCGCCAGACCCTCCAGTTCGGCACGAAGGTCGACGACCCCGAGCTGCCCCAGGAGCTGCGGCAGAAGGTCCTCAAGGGACGGCGCGCCACGTTCGTCGAGGAGAAGCCCGACGGCACGCCCGACATCTGGGCGGCCGTGCCGCTGGCCGACGGGCACGTCCTCTCGCTGCACTCCCGCTTCACCGACCGCAGCGCCACCGTCATGAAGGACCTCGACCAGGCCCTGGTCATCGGGTCGATCGCGGTCGTCTTCGGCGGCTGCGCGCTCGGCGTGCTGATCGGCGGGCAGCTGTCGCGGCGGCTGCGCAAGGCGGCGACGGCGGCGAGCGAGGTCGCCCAGGGACAGACGGACGTGAGCGTCCGCGACTCCATCGGCGGCGTGGTCAAGGACGAGACCGACGACCTCGCGTCCGCCGTGGACGCCATGGCCGACGCGCTCAAGCAGCGCCTGGAGGCCGAGCGCAGGGTCACCGCGGACATCGCGCACGAGCTGCGTACGCCGGTGACCGGGCTGCTCACGGCGGCCGAGCTGCTGCCGCCCGGACGGCCCAGCGAGCTGGTCAAGGACCGCGCGCAGGCGATGCGCACGCTCGTCGAGGACGTCCTTGAGGTGGCCCGCCTCGACTCGGCGGCCGAGCGCGCCGAACTGCAGGACATCACCCTCGGCGAGTTCGTGTCCCGGCGGATGGCGCTCCTCAGCACCGAGGTGTCCGTGACGGTCGTGCACGAGTCGGAGGTCACCACCGACCCGCGCCGCCTGGAGCGCATCCTCGGCAACCTCGTCGCCAACGCCGCCAAGCACGGCAAGCCGCCCATCGAGGTCAGCGTCGAGGGCCGGGTGGTCCGGGTGCGTGATCACGGGCCCGGCTTCCCCGAGGCGCTCCTGGACGAGGGCCCGAGCCGCTTCCGCACGGGCAGCACGGACCGGGCGGGACACGGCCACGGTCTGGGTCT contains these protein-coding regions:
- a CDS encoding SigE family RNA polymerase sigma factor — protein: MAHGEVLEFEEYVRTRQDALLRSARRLVPDPVDAQDLLQTALVRTYGRWDGIADKRLADAYLRRVMINTRTEWWRARKLEEVPTEQLPDASVEDSTEQHADRALLMDIMKVLAPKQRSVVVLRHWEQMSTEETAAALGMSAGTVKSTLHRALARLRQELESRDLDARAFEREERERCAA
- the cseC gene encoding two-component system sensor histidine kinase CseC; its protein translation is MNRGHRAADRVRGMFRTGLRTGVRWKISAAIALVGALVAVALSLVVHNAARVSMLDNARDVQDERIQFALRLYSASQRQTLQFGTKVDDPELPQELRQKVLKGRRATFVEEKPDGTPDIWAAVPLADGHVLSLHSRFTDRSATVMKDLDQALVIGSIAVVFGGCALGVLIGGQLSRRLRKAATAASEVAQGQTDVSVRDSIGGVVKDETDDLASAVDAMADALKQRLEAERRVTADIAHELRTPVTGLLTAAELLPPGRPSELVKDRAQAMRTLVEDVLEVARLDSAAERAELQDITLGEFVSRRMALLSTEVSVTVVHESEVTTDPRRLERILGNLVANAAKHGKPPIEVSVEGRVVRVRDHGPGFPEALLDEGPSRFRTGSTDRAGHGHGLGLTIAAGQARVLGARLTFRNVRPAGVSPDEPAEGAVAVLWLPEHAPTNTGSFPMLQLPDTL
- the cseB gene encoding two-component system response regulator CseB, producing the protein MAEQTHVLFVEDDDVIREATQLALERDGFAVTAMPDGLSGLEAFRADQPDIALLDVMVPGMDGVSLCRRIREESTVPVIMLSARADSIDVVLGLEAGADDYVTKPFDGAVLVARIRAVLRRFGHAGGHGSAAPASAQDAGADGGVLHFGDLEIDTEGMEVRKDGAPVALTPTEMRLLLEFSSAPGTVLSRDKLLERVWDYGWGGDTRVVDVHVQRLRTKVGQDRIETVRGFGYKLKA